From the Streptomyces syringium genome, one window contains:
- a CDS encoding carbonic anhydrase: protein MKSLIANARSFATHVTERAEEFRALEAGQNPEALFITCSDSRVVPSLITGARPGELFELRTAGNIVPEYCSDHPAGETATIEYAVRVLAVRTLIVCGHSHCGAVGALVRGDDLSGVPAVRGWLERGASAELKAFADDRDDPVVAASVQRHALAQLDRLRAYPCVAERLSDGRLTLHAWYYEVHTGTVLAHRATDGEAAFLPL from the coding sequence ATGAAGTCCCTGATAGCCAACGCGCGATCGTTCGCGACGCACGTCACCGAGCGTGCCGAGGAATTCCGTGCCCTGGAGGCCGGACAGAATCCGGAAGCGTTGTTCATCACTTGTTCCGACTCGCGAGTGGTGCCCTCACTGATCACCGGTGCGCGCCCGGGTGAGCTGTTCGAGCTGCGGACCGCGGGCAACATCGTGCCGGAGTACTGCAGTGACCACCCCGCGGGCGAGACGGCCACCATCGAATACGCGGTGCGCGTGCTGGCCGTCCGCACCCTCATCGTGTGCGGGCACTCCCATTGCGGCGCCGTCGGTGCCCTCGTGCGCGGCGACGACCTGTCCGGCGTGCCGGCGGTACGGGGCTGGCTGGAACGCGGAGCCTCCGCAGAGCTGAAGGCGTTCGCCGACGACCGGGACGACCCGGTCGTCGCCGCCTCCGTGCAGCGCCACGCCCTCGCCCAGCTCGACCGGCTGCGCGCCTACCCCTGCGTCGCCGAGCGGCTGTCCGACGGCCGGCTGACGCTGCACGCCTGGTACTACGAAGTCCACACCGGGACCGTCCTCGCCCACCGCGCCACGGACGGCGAAGCAGCGTTCCTGCCCCTGTGA
- a CDS encoding SulP family inorganic anion transporter, whose protein sequence is MRPLPPPAALRRDFTASLVVFLVALPLCVGVAVASGVPAELGLVTGIVGGLVAGVLPGSSLQVSGPAAGLTVLVYEAVQAHGMATLGVIVLAAGILQLVLGLLKFGRWFRAISVAVVQGMLAGIGLVLIFGQCYAMADRKAPRSGIDKLTGLPALAADIAADERSLTALAIGAGTVAVLVLWKRLPDRISGALPAPLAAVALATAATAALSLPIAKVEVQGLLESVQPPALDDFSGLGEIALLGTVLAFTLIASAESLFSAAAVDRMHDGPRTDYDKELIAQGAGNTVCGFLGALPMTAVIVRSSANVQAGARTKASRVLHGVWLLLFAALLPAALGVIPLASLAGVLVHAGCKLVPVRELLPLWREHRGEAVVLAVTAIAIVTTNMFEGVLAGLLLAVAKTAWAISHVHMSVKESGTGPVHVRLTGNATFLRLPLILETLEALPKDRPIELDLSGLRHLDHACQTALTNWADRHNEEGTEPVRMSGHHQGRA, encoded by the coding sequence ATGCGCCCCCTGCCCCCTCCCGCGGCCCTGCGGCGGGACTTCACCGCCTCCCTCGTCGTCTTCCTCGTCGCGCTGCCCCTGTGTGTGGGCGTCGCCGTCGCCTCGGGCGTGCCCGCCGAACTCGGCCTGGTCACCGGCATCGTCGGCGGCCTCGTCGCGGGGGTACTGCCCGGCAGCTCCCTCCAGGTCAGCGGTCCGGCCGCCGGGCTGACCGTCCTCGTCTACGAAGCGGTCCAGGCCCACGGGATGGCCACCCTCGGTGTCATCGTCCTGGCCGCCGGCATCCTGCAACTCGTGCTCGGACTCCTGAAGTTCGGGCGCTGGTTCCGTGCCATCTCGGTCGCCGTCGTCCAGGGGATGCTCGCAGGCATCGGACTCGTCCTGATCTTCGGCCAGTGCTACGCCATGGCCGATCGCAAGGCGCCCCGCTCCGGGATCGACAAGCTCACCGGACTCCCGGCACTGGCCGCCGACATCGCCGCGGACGAGCGGTCACTGACCGCGCTCGCCATCGGAGCCGGCACCGTGGCCGTCCTCGTCCTCTGGAAGCGCCTGCCGGACCGGATCTCCGGGGCGCTCCCCGCACCCCTGGCCGCCGTCGCCCTCGCCACCGCCGCGACCGCGGCCTTATCCCTGCCCATTGCCAAGGTCGAGGTACAGGGCCTGCTCGAATCGGTCCAGCCACCCGCCCTGGACGACTTCAGCGGCCTCGGCGAGATCGCCCTGCTCGGCACCGTCCTCGCCTTCACCCTCATCGCCTCCGCCGAGAGCCTCTTCAGCGCGGCAGCGGTCGACCGCATGCACGACGGCCCGCGCACCGACTACGACAAGGAGCTCATCGCCCAAGGCGCCGGGAACACCGTATGCGGCTTCCTCGGCGCGCTGCCGATGACCGCGGTCATCGTCCGCAGCTCGGCCAACGTCCAGGCCGGTGCCCGCACCAAGGCCTCCCGGGTCCTGCACGGTGTGTGGCTCCTGCTGTTCGCCGCCCTGCTCCCCGCCGCGCTCGGCGTCATCCCCCTGGCCTCCCTCGCCGGTGTCCTGGTGCACGCCGGGTGCAAGCTCGTCCCGGTCCGGGAACTCCTCCCGCTGTGGCGCGAACACCGCGGTGAAGCGGTGGTACTGGCCGTCACCGCGATCGCCATCGTCACCACCAACATGTTCGAGGGCGTCCTGGCCGGGCTGCTGCTGGCCGTCGCCAAGACCGCGTGGGCGATCTCCCACGTCCACATGAGCGTCAAGGAATCCGGCACCGGTCCCGTCCACGTACGGCTGACCGGCAACGCCACCTTCCTGCGCCTGCCGCTCATCCTCGAAACGCTCGAAGCACTGCCGAAGGACCGCCCCATCGAACTGGACCTGTCCGGGCTCCGCCACCTCGACCACGCCTGCCAGACCGCCCTCACCAACTGGGCCGACCGCCACAACGAAGAAGGCACCGAGCCGGTACGGATGAGCGGCCACCACCAGGGCCGGGCGTAG
- a CDS encoding DUF1206 domain-containing protein, translating into MRRWPGGSEARAAHGTGVAAAARAGLAARGVLYLLIAALALRIALLDGGEQADRGGAVQELAEQPFGRVLVWAVGIGLIGMALWRLSETVFGSAGPHGGKAGKRLLSAVRFVFYSVVAGSVIAFAAGERSSGAGSTDEQSRDATARVLEWPGGQVLVAAVGAGVAAAGVWITIRAATRAYRRHLRAGMSPATRRTVDVLGVGGGVSRGLVFAAAGGFAVQAAVTYDPEHAKGLDDTLRTFADTPAGPWLLTAIAVGLALFGLFSLALVRWRDL; encoded by the coding sequence ATGAGACGGTGGCCGGGCGGCAGCGAAGCACGAGCGGCGCACGGGACGGGAGTGGCCGCGGCCGCGCGTGCGGGGCTGGCGGCGCGTGGAGTGCTCTACCTCCTCATCGCCGCGCTCGCACTGCGCATCGCCCTCCTCGACGGCGGTGAACAGGCCGATCGCGGCGGAGCGGTGCAGGAACTGGCCGAGCAGCCCTTCGGCCGGGTGCTGGTCTGGGCGGTGGGCATCGGGTTGATCGGTATGGCCTTGTGGCGACTGTCGGAGACGGTCTTCGGCAGCGCCGGGCCGCACGGCGGAAAAGCCGGCAAGCGGCTGCTGTCGGCCGTGCGTTTCGTGTTCTACTCCGTCGTCGCCGGCTCGGTGATCGCCTTCGCGGCCGGTGAGCGGAGCAGCGGCGCCGGCTCGACCGACGAGCAGTCGCGGGACGCGACGGCCCGCGTGCTGGAGTGGCCTGGCGGCCAGGTACTGGTGGCCGCGGTGGGGGCCGGGGTGGCGGCGGCGGGTGTGTGGATCACGATCAGGGCGGCCACACGCGCGTACCGCCGGCATCTGAGGGCGGGGATGTCCCCGGCGACGCGCAGGACCGTCGATGTCCTCGGCGTCGGGGGCGGAGTCAGCCGGGGCCTGGTGTTCGCGGCGGCGGGCGGCTTCGCCGTCCAGGCGGCCGTCACCTACGACCCGGAGCACGCCAAGGGGCTGGACGACACGCTGCGCACCTTCGCCGACACCCCGGCCGGCCCGTGGCTGCTGACTGCGATCGCGGTGGGACTGGCACTCTTCGGACTGTTCTCCTTGGCGCTGGTGCGCTGGCGGGACCTGTAG
- a CDS encoding phytoene/squalene synthase family protein: MHSWDRTLTAAGIGAPRLRADYTRQRDRVSAYRRHAYVAVRLLLPPALVPHVIAATAFMHHTDTLLDASPATGHAEDSCAAWEKSVREALATGNSGDPVLRALLHTVSVHPRLRGHVEDFLAGASADRDFTGFSDEADYQRYIDAYSLPAFMLIACLLLSPDAGAELSHQLCRAYIDGSQRLDFVNDLAEDLRDGRLTLPDDALAHHGVRRADLETGRESPGTRALLTSLLARARRDLLASRGLPGLAPPAHRAFTRAVITLEVLTADAAAAKGTGLLHGSARPSVPAAVKVLVREYRRRGR; the protein is encoded by the coding sequence ATGCACTCGTGGGACAGGACACTCACCGCGGCGGGCATCGGTGCCCCCCGGCTGCGCGCCGACTACACCCGGCAGCGCGACCGGGTCTCGGCGTACCGGCGCCACGCCTATGTCGCCGTGCGGCTGTTGCTGCCCCCGGCGCTCGTACCCCACGTGATCGCCGCCACCGCCTTCATGCACCACACGGACACCCTTCTCGACGCGAGCCCCGCGACCGGGCACGCCGAGGATTCCTGCGCCGCGTGGGAGAAGAGCGTCCGCGAGGCGCTGGCGACCGGGAACAGCGGGGACCCTGTGCTCCGCGCACTCCTGCACACCGTCTCCGTCCATCCGCGCCTGCGGGGCCACGTCGAGGACTTCCTCGCCGGCGCGTCCGCGGACCGCGACTTCACGGGCTTCTCCGACGAGGCGGACTACCAGCGGTACATCGACGCGTACTCGCTGCCCGCGTTCATGCTCATCGCCTGCCTGCTCCTGTCGCCGGACGCCGGCGCCGAGCTGAGCCACCAGCTGTGCCGTGCCTACATCGACGGCAGCCAGCGGCTCGACTTCGTCAACGATCTCGCCGAGGACCTGCGGGACGGCAGGCTCACCCTCCCGGACGACGCGCTGGCGCACCACGGCGTCCGTCGTGCCGATCTGGAAACGGGGCGGGAGTCCCCGGGGACCCGCGCCCTGCTCACGTCCCTCCTGGCGCGGGCCCGCCGGGACCTGCTCGCCAGCCGCGGGCTGCCCGGCCTCGCGCCGCCCGCCCACCGCGCGTTCACCCGGGCGGTCATCACGCTGGAGGTCCTCACCGCCGACGCGGCCGCGGCCAAGGGCACGGGCCTCCTGCACGGGTCGGCACGGCCTTCCGTGCCCGCCGCGGTGAAGGTGCTCGTCCGCGAATACCGTCGGCGGGGCCGCTGA
- a CDS encoding VC0807 family protein — MKPSTARAVPSEAPAWRALAAPFLFDVALPLTVYYVLRSQGTGQWQALMLSGTVPVGRVAVMLAARRHVTGFETFMIGMLAVRVITSLFTGDPRVLLVKDACLSVAAGAWILGSLLTARPFAFQMGQYWSAPAAQHGRDTAWHRSPALRGALTRLTVLWGCGQVLDSVVGVTIAMTCAVEVVPVLNRAKGLALLGLAAAVTVLYSRHCARRSGLSLFGAVPLRTRKPRVAPHAGDPHAPDPPHTRTPRTGHRRKDSPS, encoded by the coding sequence ATGAAGCCATCGACCGCCCGGGCCGTGCCATCCGAGGCCCCGGCATGGAGAGCGTTGGCCGCCCCGTTCCTGTTCGACGTGGCCCTTCCGCTGACCGTCTACTACGTACTGCGGTCGCAGGGCACCGGGCAGTGGCAGGCGCTGATGCTCAGCGGAACCGTCCCGGTGGGACGGGTCGCCGTCATGCTGGCCGCGCGGCGGCACGTCACCGGCTTCGAAACCTTCATGATCGGCATGCTGGCGGTGCGCGTGATCACGTCGCTGTTCACCGGCGACCCACGGGTCCTCCTGGTCAAGGACGCCTGCCTGTCGGTGGCCGCCGGCGCCTGGATCCTCGGCTCGCTCCTGACCGCCAGGCCCTTCGCCTTCCAGATGGGCCAGTACTGGTCCGCACCGGCCGCACAACACGGCCGGGACACGGCCTGGCACCGGTCACCGGCCCTGCGGGGCGCACTGACCAGGCTGACCGTCCTGTGGGGCTGCGGTCAGGTCCTCGACTCCGTCGTCGGCGTGACGATCGCGATGACCTGCGCCGTCGAGGTGGTACCGGTACTCAACCGGGCCAAGGGGCTGGCCCTGCTCGGCCTCGCCGCCGCCGTCACCGTTCTCTACAGCCGCCATTGCGCGCGCCGGAGCGGGCTGTCCCTGTTCGGCGCCGTGCCGCTGCGCACCCGGAAGCCGCGCGTGGCGCCCCACGCAGGCGACCCGCACGCACCCGACCCTCCCCACACCCGAACTCCCCGTACAGGACACAGAAGAAAGGACTCCCCATCATGA